The Athalia rosae chromosome 7, iyAthRosa1.1, whole genome shotgun sequence genome window below encodes:
- the LOC105688126 gene encoding alpha/beta hydrolase domain-containing protein 17B, which translates to MNGLSLSELCCLFCCPPCPSRIAAKLAFLPPEPTYSFTEDETSSSKFTIALSERAEWQYTEREKESVEGFYARTSRGNRIACLFVRCSATARFTILFSHGNAIDLGQMSSFYLGLGSRINCNIFSYDYSGYGVSGGKPSEKNLYADIDAAWHALRTRYGISPENIILYGQSIGTVPTVDLAARYEVGAVVLHSPLMSGMRVAFPNTKRTWFFDAFPSIDKVPKVTSPVLVIHGTEDEVIDFSHGLAIYERCPRAVEPLWVEGAGHNDVELYNQYLERLKQFVSVELVN; encoded by the exons ATGAACGGTCTCAGTCTAAGCGAACTTTGCTGCCTATTCTGTTGTCCTCCTTGTCCTTCAAGGATAGCAGCCAAGCTAGCATTTCTGCCCCCGGAACCTACGTATTCCTTTACGGAAGATGAGACATCGAGCTCGAAATTCACCATAGCATTATCTGAGAGAGCAGAGTGGCAGTACaccgaacgagaaaaagaatccGTGGAAGGTTTCTATGCACGTACGTCACGAGGGAACCGAATAGCCTGCTTGTTTGTAAGGTGCTCAGCTACTGCGAGATTCACAATACTTTTTTCTCATGGAAATGCTATCGACCTCGGTCAGATGTCAAGCTTTTATTTAGGTCTTGGCTCGAGGATAAACTGCAATATATTTAGTTATGATTATTCCGGCTATGGAGTTTCTGGCGGAAAAccatcagaaaaaaatctgtatgCAGATATAGATGCTGCGTGGCATGCCCTCAGAACTAGGTATGGAATCAGTCCAGAAAACATCATCCTGTATGGTCAGAGCATCGGTACTGTGCCTACTGTCGATTTAGCCGCAAGGTATGAAGTTGGGGCTGTTGTTCTTCATTCCCCGCTGATGTCCGGGATGCGTGTAGCCTTTCCTAACACTAAGAGAACTTGGTTCTTCGATGCCTTTCCTAG TATAGACAAAGTTCCCAAGGTAACGTCGCCTGTCCTAGTGATTCATGGTACCGAAGATGAGGTCATAGATTTTAGCCACGGCCTAGCAATTTACGAGAGATGCCCGAGAGCTGTGGAACCTTTGTGGGTCGAG ggAGCAGGCCATAACGACGTTGAACTTTACAATCAGTATTTGGAGCGACTAAAGCAGTTTGTAAGTGTGGAGTTGGTCAACTGA
- the LOC105688135 gene encoding mitochondrial inner membrane protease subunit 2 isoform X2 codes for MQPALNPNLEEVDYVYLNRWAIRGYKIERGDIISFSSPKFPKQKLIKRIVGVPGDIVNTIGYKTEFVQVPEGHCWVEGDHTGHSMDSNTFGPISLGLVTAKATCIVWPPSRWQVLNPMIREHRIPLNILRSSVA; via the exons ATGCAGCCAGCCTTAAATCCAAATCTTGAAGAGGTTGATTATGTCTACCTAAATCGCTGGGCTATTCGCgggtataaaattgaacgtgGAGATATCATTTCTTTTAGCTCGCCAAAGTTCCCTAAAcagaaattgataaaacgCATTGTTGGTGTCCCTGGCGATATTGTAAATACAATCGGATACAAGACAGAATTTGTACAG GTTCCGGAGGGTCACTGTTGGGTGGAAGGTGACCACACCGGGCATTCTATGGACTCCAACACCTTTGGACCTATTTCCCTTGGCTTAGTAACTGCAAAAGCAACTTGCATAGTCTGGCCCCCAAGCCGTTGGCAGGTGCTGAACCCCATGATACGAGAGCATAGGATACCTTTGAATATCTTGAGATCTTCCGTAGCTTAA
- the LOC105688125 gene encoding hsp90 co-chaperone Cdc37, with translation MVDYSKWKNIEISDDEDDTHPNIDTPSLFRWRHQARIERMEEHKKEQARHQREKEEIARKLKEAKEKLAKAGEQDSEEVVAVRKSLEELEVKESEMRSKEEELKKKEKLQPWNVDTIARPGFTKTVINKKEPRKTDDSDLPDEEKENIFKQFVKTNEKLIKKFGMLQKYDDSKKFLQEHLHLVCENTAHYLVIWCIDLEMEEKSDLMEHVAHQCICMQYIIELSKQLDVDPRGCVGSFFSRIQVAEVEYKKSFDDELSSFKDRIRKRAAEKIAKAIRESEEEERKARLGPGGLDPDEVFQELPPALQTCFEKRDIPLLEQTMATMDPDQARYYMKRCIDSGLWVPDARSAKNQQEPADELTLAETETESEADTEVNESPDPK, from the exons atgGTCGATTACAGCAAGTGGAAAAATATCGAG ATATCAGACGACGAGGATGACACCCATCCGAACATTGATACTCCGTCACTGTTCAGATGGCGGCATCAAGCCAGAATCGAAAGAATGGAAGAGCATAAAAAGGAGCAGGCTAGGCatcaaagagaaaaggagga AATTGCGAGGAAACTAAAAGAAGCCAAGGAGAAGCTTGCCAAAGCTGGTGAGCAAGACTCTGAAGAGGTTGTGGCTGTTCGAAAGTCCTTGGAAGAACTGGAGGTCAAGGAGTCCGAGATGAGGAGCAAGGaagaggaattaaaaaaaaaagaaaaacttcagccATGGAATGTTGACACCATAGCTCGTCCGGGCTTCACCAAAACtgtgataaataaaaaggagcCAAGAAAGACTGACGATTCCGATTTGCCAGATGAGGAGAAGGAAAACATTTTCAAGCAGTTTGTCAAGACCAATGAaaagttaataaaaaaatttggcatGCTGCAAAAATATGACGATAGTAAGAAATTCCTTCAAGAGCATCTACACTTGGTCTGCGAAAACACGGCCCACTACTTGGTTATCTGGTGCATTGATTTGGAGATGGAGGAG AAAAGCGATCTTATGGAACATGTAGCCCACCAGTGCATTTGCATGCAGTACATCATAGAGCTCTCTAAGCAGCTTGATGTAGATCCTCGAGGTTGCGTCGGCTCATTCTTCAGTCGTATCCAAGTCGCCGAGGTCGAGTATAAAAAGTCCTTTGATGATGAGCTGTCGTCCTTTAAAGATCGAATTCGGAAACGAGCGGCAGAGAAAATAGCCAAAGCAATTCGAGAGTCtgaggaagaagagagaaaagctcGACTAGGTCCTGGCGGACTTGATCCTGATGAGGTCTTTCAGGAGCTTCCTCCG gCACTCCAGACCTGCTTTGAAAAACGAGACATACCGCTGCTTGAACAGACAATGGCGACAATGGATCCAGATCAGGCTAGATATTACATGAAACGATGCATTGACAGTGGACTTTGGGTACCTGATGCCAGGAGTGCCAAAAATCAGCAAGAGCCAGCAGACGAACTAACGCTTgcagaaacagaaacagagTCCGAAGCTGATACCGAGGTTAACGAGTCTCCGGACCCCAAATAA
- the LOC105687941 gene encoding uncharacterized protein LOC105687941, with translation MQLEKLSTKLRTASDPGGVSTREETRPIEADVNKDRVKKCQEIDGRKNSKKESSTDCECGGKKSYSVQTGNFSLVKIQIETCPQLTDKNCQPSANACSISTCKTGFNPKFKNKSGIANRATYNSTEPETENNFKKINKSGNRHCGNKSIPQNGSKFTKSKSAAAKTSKKDAQQSVKSLEKCKSCEKIESLDKPSLACKKPPCSPFKKLKRSSLTIEPDKITVNLSKYSPCASRLAASSKILTSTSPTSPESPLRAVRSRSPSNFDNRLARDVSIEKSTIQASLSLNIQQYQKSNSAPRSKSVGDSCVTSPTSEETTTSYSPTSTEILFLEEATSMLESRTSFNTKGTDAHINSLAKCAQKARKITLETKC, from the coding sequence ATGCAGTTGGAGAAACTATCAACAAAACTGCGCACAGCATCCGATCCTGGTGGAGTTTCAACCAGAGAAGAAACGCGGCCCATTGAAGCCGATGTAAATAAAGATAGGGTCAAAAAGTGCCAGGAAATTGAtgggcgaaaaaattcaaagaaagaaagttcGACTGACTGTGAGTGTGGCGGAAAAAAGTCTTATAGCGTCCAAACAGGAAACTTTAGCCTCGTTAAAATTCAGATTGAAACTTGTCCCCAGTTGACTGATAAAAACTGCCAACCTTCCGCAAATGCCTGTTCAATATCTACGTGCAAAACTGGTTTCAACCCgaagtttaaaaataaaagtgggaTTGCCAATCGAGCTACCTACAATTCCACGGAACCAgaaacggaaaataatttcaaaaaaattaataaaagcgGAAACAGGCATTGCGGAAATAAATCTATCCCTCAAAATGGGTCTAAATTTACAAAGTCAAAGTCTGCCGCAGCAAAAACTAGTAAAAAAGATGCGCAGCAGAGTGTCAAGTCTTTGGAAAAGTGTAAGAGctgcgaaaaaatagaatcgcTCGATAAACCGTCATTGGCTTGTAAAAAACCTCCTTGCAGTCCATTTAAGAAGCTGAAACGATCTTCGCTGACAATTGAGCCTGATAAAATAACCGTTAATTTGTCAAAGTATTCGCCTTGCGCGAGCAGATTGGCAGCAAGTTCTAAAATACTTACGAGCACATCTCCAACTAGCCCCGAAAGTCCGCTGAGGGCTGTACGCTCGAGAAGTCCGTCAAACTTTGACAACCGTTTGGCGAGAGATGTTAGTATTGAAAAATCGACTATTCAGGCTAGTCTGTCTCTGAACATCCAGCAGTATCAAAAGTCGAACTCAGCACCCCGAAGCAAAAGTGTAGGAGATAGTTGCGTTACATCACCCACAAGTGAAGAAACGACGACTAGTTATTCTCCCACTAGTACAGAAATACTTTTCTTAGAGGAAGCTACTAGCATGCTAGAAAGTCGTACCTCGTTCAATACTAAGGGTACAGATGCTCACATCAACAGCCTGGCTAAATGCGCTCAAAAGGCGCGgaagattactcttgaaacaAAGTGTTAA
- the LOC105688132 gene encoding neutral alpha-glucosidase AB: protein MASGVRFGLLAALCCLYFASAVDRNNFKTCEQSSFCRRCRKVEPGKTPYKLLDTVEIGETEFNGELFNKDTGVFYTLRLTGLADNTFRVQINEKNPLHPRYEVQGALQGDPVPAKIKVLERTAEYIVLGNENNSKAKLIFDPLRIDLFLGDKLVISVNARGLMRFEHLRTKSQPTAEGEGGEKSAESNPEYPGDDAESDPGAWEENFKSHHDSKPFGPEAVAMDFSFFGAENAFGIPEHAGSFALKSTKKSDPYRLYNLDVFEYEIDDFMALYGAIPVLYGHGKDVTTGVFWQNAAETWVDITSNSDNNVVESIVKFVSGSTKDPQVDAHFMSESGVVDIFLMLGPKPLDVFRQFTRLTGTAPLPQIFGLGYHQCRWNYNDQDDLRNIAETFDKYDMPVDAMWLDIEYTDSKKYFTWDTRRFSEPLEMIRNLTDKGRKLVVIIDPHIKRDSNYFLHNEATARGYYVKHRDGKDYEGWCWPGASSYLDFFDPVVREYYMEQYSLDKFQGTTNDVYLWNDMNEPSVFNGPEVTMPKDLVHHNGWEHRDVHNINGLMFTSATHEALFKRSGGSLRPFVLTRAFFAGSQRFGALWTGDNSGEWSHLRISFPMCLSLAVSGYSFCGADIAGFFKNPDVELFTRWNQAAAWLPFFRQHSHIETKRREPWTFGDQTTAIIRENHRKRYSYLPLWYTLFREHEITGSPVIRPIWAHYPTESQAFTIDDQLLVGDSLLVRGVLEQGVSEVSVYFPGEGKVNWYDIDTMKVYKHAGALSIPVTMDRIPVFQRGGSIVPKKNRPRRSTVAMKDDPYTLIVVADDAGQASGTLYIDDETSFEYRHGKYLYIKFTLDGKKLTSSLIDKLATYNTKSWLERVDVANPPKGIKSAKLTSKNLGVIDLDAKYNPANNVLTIRKPGVNMGESWSIELIN, encoded by the exons ATGGCTTCGGGCGTGAG ATTTGGTCTCCTGGCAGCACTTTGCTGTTTATATTTTGCCAGTGCTGTcgatagaaataatttcaaaacatgCGAACAGAGCAGCTTTTGCCG TCGCTGTCGGAAAGTCGAACCTGGCAAGACGCCTTACAAGCTACTGGATACAGTTGAAATTGGAGAGACAGAATTTAATGGCGAATTATTCAACAAGGACACAGGTGTGTTTTATACTCTGCGGTTGACCGGGCTGGCAGATAATACATTCAGAGttcaaataaatgagaaaaatcctCTGCATCCAAGATACGAAGTGCAAGGGGCGCTTCAGGGTGATCCTGTACCTGCCAAAATAAAGGTGCTGGAGAGAACTGCCGAGTACATCGTTCTGGGCAATGAGAATAATTCTAAGGCTAAACTGATATTTGATCCACTTAGGATCGACCTATTCTTAGGGGACAAACTAGTTATATCCGTCAATGCCAGAGGACTAATGCGCTTTGAACATCTACGGACCAAATCGCAACC AACAGCAGAAGGCGAAGGGGGAGAGAAATCTGCTGAAAGTAACCCAGAATACCCTGGAGATGATGCAGAGTCAGATCCTGGTGCATGGGAggagaatttcaaatcacatCATGACTCAAAGCCCTTTGGGCCTGAGGCTGTTGCTATGGATTTCAGTTTCTTTGGGGCAGAAAATGCTTTTGGAATTCCTGAACATGCAGGAAGTTTTGCACTGAAATCAACGAAGAAATCAGATCCTTATAGGCTTTACAATCTCGACGTTTTTGAGTACGAAATTGATGATTTCATGGCGCTGTATGGAGCAATTCCAGTCCTGTATGGTCACGG AAAAGACGTAACAACAGGAGTCTTTTGGCAAAATGCAGCTGAAACTTGGGTTGATATAACCTCAAATTCTGACAACAATGTTGTCGAAAGTATAGTCAAATTTGTTTCTGGATCAACCAAAGACCCACAGGTCGATGCTCACTTCATGTCCGAATCAGGCgtcgttgatatttttctaatgCTGGGTCCCAAGCCACTCGACGTCTTCAGACAATTTACCCGACTTACCGGAACCGCACCTCTGCCACAG ATTTTTGGTCTAGGGTACCACCAATGTCGATGGAATTATAACGACCAAGATGACCTTCGAAACATAGCAGAAACTTTCGACAAATATGATATGCCTGTAGATGCGATGTGGCTAGACATTGAATACACCGATAGCAAGAAATACTTCACTTGGGACACGCGCAGGTTTTCAGAACCTTTAGAAATGATTCGTAATTTGACAGACAAAGGAAGGAAGCTTGTTGTTATCATAGATCCACATATAAAGAGGGACTCCAACTATTTTTTGCATAATGAAGCAACTGCGCGCGGCTACTATGTTAAGCACAGAGATGGCAAAGACTACGAAGGATGGTGCTGGCCTGGAGCATCATCTTACCTAGACTTTTTCGATCCTGTTGTAAGAGAATATTACATGGAACAGTATAGCCTTGATAAATTCCAAGGAACTACTAATGACGTTTATTTGTGGAACGATATGAATGAACCAAGCGTTTTTAACGGCCCTGAAGTCACTATGCCGAAAGATCTGGTGCATCATAATGGATGGGAACACAGAGATGTTCACAATATCAATGGTCTCATGTTCACCTCAGCTACACATGAGGCTCTCTTCAAGAG GTCCGGCGGGTCTCTACGTCCTTTTGTTTTAACCCGGGCATTTTTTGCGGGATCCCAGAGATTTGGTGCGTTGTGGACGGGAGATAATTCCGGGGAATGGAGTCATTTGAGAATCTCCTTTCCCATGTGTCTATCGTTGGCTGTATCTGGGTATTCATTTTGTGGAGCAGACATAGCAGGCTTCTTCAAAAATCCAGATGTTGAGCTATTCACGAGATGGAATCAGGCCGCTGCCTGGCTGCCCTTCTTCCGTCAGCACTCTCATATTGAGACCAAACGTAGAGAACCTTGGACATTTGGGGATCAGACTACGGCAATTATCAGAGAGAATCATAGAAAACGCTATTCATATCTTCCTTTATGGTACACGCTGTTCAGGGAACATGAAATTACTGGCTCTCCAGTAATCAGACCAATCTGGGCTCACTATCCCACTGAATCTCAGGCTTTTACCATTGACGACCAATTGCTTGTCGGGGATTCTCTTCTCGTTCGTGGAGTTCTGGAACAAGGTGTTAGTGAAGTTAGCGTTTATTTCCCTGGAGAGGGTAAAGTCAACTGGTACGATATCGATACAATGAAAGTATACAAACACGCTGGAGCCTTGAGCATACCGGTAACCATGGACAGAATCCCAGTATTCCAGAGGGGAGGAAGCATTGTTCCCAAGAAAAATAGGCCACGCAGAAGTACTGTTGCCATGAAGGACGATCCGTATACTCTGATTGTTGTGGCAGATGATGCTGGACAGGCTTCTGGCACCTTGTATATCGATGATGAAACCAGTTTCGAATATCGCCATGGAAAATACCTTTACATTAAATTCACCttagatggaaaaaaactgaCCTCCAGTCTAATCGACAAACTGGCTACTTACAATACCAAGAGTTGGCTAGAGAGAGTAGATGTCGCTAATCCACCTAAAGGCATTAAATCGGCAAAGTTAACTTCTAAGA ATCTAGGCGTCATCGATTTGGATGCTAAATACAACCCTGCGAACAACGTCCTTACTATCCGTAAGCCTGGAGTCAACATGGGAGAGAGCTGGAGCATAGAATTAATCAACTAG
- the LOC105688135 gene encoding mitochondrial inner membrane protease subunit 2 isoform X1, producing MGLPPFLRNVLIGIPIGITYLDTVGYVARVEGISMQPALNPNLEEVDYVYLNRWAIRGYKIERGDIISFSSPKFPKQKLIKRIVGVPGDIVNTIGYKTEFVQVPEGHCWVEGDHTGHSMDSNTFGPISLGLVTAKATCIVWPPSRWQVLNPMIREHRIPLNILRSSVA from the exons ATGGGGTTACCGCCCTTTCTGCGTAACGTCCTCATAGGCATTCCTATAGGGATAACGTATCTGGATACGGTTGGGTATGTGGCTCGAGTCGAGGGTATTTCGATGCAGCCAGCCTTAAATCCAAATCTTGAAGAGGTTGATTATGTCTACCTAAATCGCTGGGCTATTCGCgggtataaaattgaacgtgGAGATATCATTTCTTTTAGCTCGCCAAAGTTCCCTAAAcagaaattgataaaacgCATTGTTGGTGTCCCTGGCGATATTGTAAATACAATCGGATACAAGACAGAATTTGTACAG GTTCCGGAGGGTCACTGTTGGGTGGAAGGTGACCACACCGGGCATTCTATGGACTCCAACACCTTTGGACCTATTTCCCTTGGCTTAGTAACTGCAAAAGCAACTTGCATAGTCTGGCCCCCAAGCCGTTGGCAGGTGCTGAACCCCATGATACGAGAGCATAGGATACCTTTGAATATCTTGAGATCTTCCGTAGCTTAA
- the LOC105688133 gene encoding KICSTOR complex protein ITFG2-like, which produces MRAVSFVKRIQWDLPGTVFRHGMSIGDVDNDGDNELVVGTAEGELYIFKGSDLWQKITGLGLITSLTIGDIFNYGRNALVVICGDGWVHIFYSPRPVNPTISLSSPGIPPAIKEFIPQEQSGPTVTVDVATGMGSMMNSMSSDQLDSGGETNEPSGKMECVYVQRIPTNTKVVLLADIDKDGAMELILGLTDRVVRSYRWSSNAELGTGRLVGLNKWECTDQIGTVTLQHTGDGTPTLLVAQPGGTFMRIKCNPEESNFNDSDSSITNSEVAASCVDYQTLGISRMRNPNISTEILGDLEPSKEEFVSPLECETLRFAGKIISEKEQILSDDRQLSTGELKASSLEFERNYSLLEMRKSSLDATGNYGKKEILEKDNKPVRFYTKLATQDIDTVDGNLVGGNVVLGEFDIKPDKKSILPTHRDFSPSLDYHTENYNDPDTKERSPGCERRDSGEKTNKGKPYALATLDGTIMLVQDEVILWAMQVDHQIFALCQLDVTGDGTDEIVACAWDGQTYILDQQKHSVRFQFEEPVRAFCTGKYSIATGSSSPCLVYNTFHNKIFLYYDVILPSMVVSALDPLEELDEEEKLILDDLISKNVGNGISKEHKMQIFTEWLLYGTGYL; this is translated from the exons ATGAGGGCGGTAAGCTTTGTCAAACGCATACAATGGGACCTTCCTGGGACTGTGTTCAGACATGGGATGTCCATCGGAGATGTTGACAATGACGGTGACAATGAATTGGTTGTTGGGACTGCAGAGGGAGagctatatatatttaaa GGGTCAGATTTATGGCAGAAGATAACAGGCTTGGGTCTGATTACTAGTCTTACAATAGGAGATATTTTCAACTATGGCAGAAACGCTTTGGTCGTAATTTGTGGAGATGGTTGGGTCCACATATTCTACAGCCCTCGTCCGGTTAATCCTACAATATCTCTCAGCTCACCGGGAATTCCACCTGCGATAAAAGAGTTCATACCTCAAGAACAATCCG GACCAACGGTTACCGTTGACGTAGCAACAGGCATGGGCAGTATGATGAACTCAATGAGTTCTGATCAGTTGGATAGCGGGGGCGAAACTAATGAACCCTCGGGAAAAATGGAGTGCGTTTATGTACAGAGGATACCTACGAATACGAAAGTGGTGCTCCTTGCAGATATTGACAAAGACGGGGCTATGGAATTGATCCTAGGTCTTACTGATCGCGTAGTCAGGTCGTACAGATGGTCCAGTAACGCGGAACTTGGAACCGGGAGGCTGGTTGGACTTAACAAATGGGAATGCACCGATCAAATCGGTACGGTAACTTTGCAG CACACGGGTGACGGAACACCAACTTTGCTGGTCGCACAGCCTGGCGGGACTTTTATGAGGATAAAATGTAACCCTGAAGAGtctaatttcaacgattcggaCTCTTCGATAACGAACAGTGAGGTGGCAGCGAGTTGCGTCGACTACCAGACCTTGGGTATATCCAGAATGAGAAATCCGAACATTTCAACCGAAATTCTTGGAGACTTAGAGCCCAGTAAGGAAGAGTTTGTATCGCCTTTGGAATGTGAGACATTGAGGTTTGCGGGTAAAATTATATCGGAAAAGGAACAGATTCTCTCAGACGATCGCCAGCTGAGTACCGGTGAGCTAAAAGCGTCGTCGTTAGAATTTGAGCGAAATTATTCGCTGCTAGAAATGCGAAAATCCAGTCTCGACGCTACCGGTAATTACGGTAAAAAGGAAATCCTCGAAAAAGATAATAAACCCGTCAGGTTTTACACCAAGCTCGCTACACAGGACATTGACACTGTTGACGGCAACCTTGTCGGCGGTAATGTTGTTCTTGGAGAGTTTGACATCAAGCCAGATAAGAAGTCGATTCTTCCAACACATAGGGATTTTTCACCATCTCTCGACTATCATACCGAAAACTATAACGATCCCGATACAAAAGAGCGCAGCCCCGGATGCGAGCGGCGTGATTCTGGCGAAAAAACTAATAAGGGTAAGCCTTACGCTCTCGCTACTTTAGATGGGACAATTATGCTCGTTCAGGATGAAGTAATTTTATG GGCTATGCAGGTGGACCACCAAATATTCGCACTCTGTCAATTAGACGTTACCGGTGACGGAACGGACGAGATAGTTGCATGCGCGTGGGATGGACAGACCTACATACTCGACCAACAAAAGCACAGTGTCCGTTTTCAATTCGAGGAACCAGTTAGGGCTTTTTGCACGGGCAAATATAGCATCGCTACGGGATCTTCAAGTCCCTGTCTAGTGTACAATACTTTTCACAACAAG ATCTTTTTGTATTACGACGTTATTCTTCCGAGCATGGTAGTCAGTGCGCTCGACCCGCTAGAAGAACTTGACGAAGAAGAGAAGCTGATCTTGGATGACCTGATAAGCAAGAATGTGGGCAACGGAATTTCTAAAGAACATAAGATGCAAATATTTACGGAATGGCTGCTGTACGGGACGGGTTATTTGTGA